A window of the Lysinibacillus irui genome harbors these coding sequences:
- a CDS encoding SDR family NAD(P)-dependent oxidoreductase — MTVEQQVIVVTGAGGGMGKAIIEEQLKQGNIVVALDLSVEPLKEIAHDSLQCFEVNVLHEERVHAICQQVFDNYGRIDGLVNALGVAQSATPIEQVTMDEWNRLMDVNVKSLFITTKAIVPFMKQQQKGSIITIASISAVRPRPGLQAYIASKGAAESFTRGLAIELASSQIRVNTIHPGPADTQMLGQFAAQGADIEQTKQSVFVQSVPLGRLVKPSDIAGAVSYLLSDAANMVTGTTLHVDGGRGL, encoded by the coding sequence ATGACAGTTGAGCAACAGGTCATTGTTGTAACAGGCGCAGGTGGCGGTATGGGAAAAGCCATTATTGAAGAACAGCTAAAGCAAGGCAATATTGTGGTAGCGCTCGATTTATCAGTAGAGCCTCTAAAAGAAATTGCACATGATTCTTTGCAATGCTTTGAAGTCAATGTTTTGCATGAGGAGCGTGTTCATGCAATCTGCCAGCAGGTTTTTGATAACTATGGTAGGATTGATGGCCTTGTCAATGCGCTCGGGGTTGCACAATCAGCCACACCAATTGAACAGGTAACGATGGATGAGTGGAATCGTTTAATGGATGTCAACGTGAAAAGCTTATTTATCACGACAAAAGCTATTGTCCCTTTTATGAAACAGCAGCAAAAGGGTTCCATTATTACGATTGCCTCTATTTCTGCAGTACGTCCGAGACCGGGCCTCCAGGCTTATATTGCGTCAAAGGGCGCAGCGGAAAGCTTTACGAGAGGGCTTGCTATTGAACTAGCATCAAGTCAAATTCGTGTTAATACGATTCATCCAGGACCAGCTGACACACAAATGCTTGGTCAATTTGCTGCACAGGGAGCAGATATAGAGCAAACAAAGCAAAGTGTATTTGTACAATCTGTCCCACTAGGTCGATTAGTGAAGCCTTCTGATATTGCAGGAGCTGTTAGTTATTTACTATCAGATGCAGCAAACATGGTTACAGGGACGACATTACATGTAGATGGTGGTCGTGGATTATAG
- a CDS encoding aldehyde dehydrogenase family protein, translating to MKKIPMLINGEWVHGAALVDVRNPSTGEVIAQISNASKAQVDEAVRAARVAFESDDWRQWKAYERGQLLIELAHYIRMHAEEWSLLECRDVGKPLSQARADIEAAARYFEFYGGAADKVMGDTIPIEDGLLNAVVLEPVGITVHIVPWNYPIQITARSVAAAIATGNAVIVKSAEDTPLTTHAIAEWLADKLPKGIFQHITGLGRDVGPYLTSHPDINHITFTGSVPTGIAVMKAAAENIIPVTLELGGKSPNIVFADANIEQALEGVMRAIIQNAGQTCSAGARLIIEETVKDSFVSQLVEKFQALQVGPGEADLDMGPLLNERQFTKITGLLQQAKADGYVITGGEPLLIEGYDKGYYIQPTILDGVDSKDPLAQEEIFGPVLTVLTFSSVEEAIALANSTDYGLVAGVWSQNIDTAHFVASRVQAGQVFINNYGAAGGIQMPFGGYKKSGIGREKGFVALRNYTQMKNIAIRYAPPNQR from the coding sequence ATGAAAAAAATTCCTATGTTAATCAATGGGGAGTGGGTTCATGGTGCGGCATTAGTGGATGTTCGAAATCCATCAACTGGAGAAGTGATTGCGCAAATTAGCAATGCTAGTAAAGCGCAGGTTGATGAAGCAGTACGTGCAGCCCGTGTAGCATTTGAAAGTGACGATTGGCGTCAATGGAAGGCGTATGAACGAGGGCAGTTATTGATTGAACTTGCCCATTATATTCGCATGCATGCAGAGGAATGGAGTTTACTAGAATGTCGCGATGTAGGAAAACCTTTATCACAGGCAAGAGCAGATATTGAAGCCGCCGCTCGCTATTTTGAATTTTACGGCGGGGCTGCAGATAAAGTGATGGGGGATACCATTCCGATTGAGGATGGACTATTAAATGCGGTAGTGCTAGAGCCAGTCGGCATTACGGTACATATTGTGCCATGGAATTATCCGATTCAAATTACAGCGAGAAGTGTTGCAGCGGCTATTGCTACAGGCAATGCCGTTATAGTGAAGAGTGCCGAGGATACACCGCTTACAACGCATGCGATCGCTGAATGGTTGGCCGATAAATTGCCTAAGGGGATTTTTCAGCATATTACCGGTCTGGGACGAGATGTTGGTCCGTATTTAACATCACATCCTGATATTAACCATATTACGTTTACGGGCTCAGTTCCTACTGGTATCGCAGTGATGAAGGCTGCTGCGGAAAATATTATTCCTGTGACATTAGAGCTTGGAGGGAAATCGCCTAATATTGTTTTTGCCGATGCGAATATAGAGCAAGCACTGGAAGGTGTTATGCGTGCCATTATTCAAAATGCAGGTCAAACTTGTTCTGCAGGGGCCCGTTTAATCATTGAAGAAACGGTCAAAGATTCATTCGTTTCGCAATTAGTGGAAAAATTCCAAGCGCTGCAAGTAGGACCTGGTGAGGCAGATTTGGATATGGGCCCACTATTAAATGAACGGCAATTTACGAAAATTACTGGATTACTACAGCAAGCAAAGGCAGATGGCTATGTCATCACGGGTGGGGAGCCATTACTAATAGAAGGCTATGACAAAGGGTACTATATACAGCCAACTATACTGGATGGTGTCGATTCAAAAGATCCATTAGCCCAGGAAGAAATTTTTGGTCCCGTGTTGACGGTTTTGACATTTTCAAGTGTGGAGGAAGCCATTGCCTTAGCCAATAGCACCGACTATGGCCTAGTGGCTGGCGTTTGGTCACAAAATATTGATACTGCTCATTTTGTGGCAAGCCGCGTGCAGGCTGGACAAGTATTTATCAATAATTACGGGGCAGCCGGTGGGATTCAAATGCCATTTGGAGGCTATAAAAAAAGTGGGATTGGTCGAGAAAAGGGCTTTGTTGCACTGCGAAACTATACGCAAATGAAAAATATCGCTATACGCTATGCACCACCTAATCAACGCTGA
- a CDS encoding conserved virulence factor C family protein yields the protein MKIITIEPTPSPNSMKIVVDTELPFGKSYNFTKDNKDEATGEAAAILAIEGVKGVYHVADFFAVERNAKYAWEGILASIRQVLGEDVQTQNETVVANEFYGEVYVHVQFYKQVPLQVKVFDNQREHRVSCGDRFVEAFNQIIESAVDENYIFQRKWIDYGVRYGELEEIAEAVKQEIDVTYSPERLAEIVAAINNDDEKAIVKTDKLKITVEQFNQPEWEKRFQLLDQMADPELDDLPLLDLALRDEQMSIRRLATVYLGMIEDVAVVPYLERALQDKSAAVRRTAGDCMSDLGFVEFEGAMQQALQDKNKLVRWRAAMYLYEVGTEQSLPALQAAENDKEFEVKLQVKMAIARIEQGEEAKGSVWKQMTESRQQ from the coding sequence ATGAAGATTATTACAATTGAACCGACACCAAGTCCCAATTCTATGAAGATTGTTGTTGATACAGAGCTACCGTTCGGGAAAAGCTATAATTTTACAAAAGATAATAAGGATGAGGCAACTGGCGAAGCTGCAGCCATTTTAGCTATTGAAGGAGTAAAGGGCGTTTACCATGTAGCGGATTTCTTTGCGGTGGAGCGCAATGCTAAGTATGCATGGGAAGGCATTCTAGCAAGCATTCGTCAAGTGCTAGGAGAAGATGTACAAACACAGAATGAAACGGTTGTGGCCAATGAGTTTTACGGTGAGGTTTACGTGCATGTACAGTTTTACAAGCAGGTACCACTGCAAGTAAAAGTGTTTGATAATCAACGTGAACATCGTGTAAGCTGTGGTGACCGTTTTGTAGAGGCCTTTAATCAAATCATTGAATCAGCAGTAGACGAGAACTATATCTTCCAACGCAAGTGGATTGATTATGGGGTGCGGTACGGCGAGCTTGAGGAAATTGCTGAAGCAGTCAAACAGGAGATTGATGTCACGTATTCTCCAGAACGCTTAGCAGAAATTGTAGCTGCCATCAATAATGATGACGAAAAAGCTATTGTAAAAACAGACAAGCTAAAAATAACAGTGGAGCAGTTCAATCAACCAGAATGGGAGAAACGCTTCCAATTGCTTGACCAAATGGCCGATCCAGAGCTAGATGATCTACCATTACTTGATTTAGCCTTACGAGATGAACAAATGTCCATTCGTCGACTTGCTACTGTGTACTTAGGCATGATTGAGGATGTGGCTGTTGTTCCTTATTTAGAAAGAGCCCTTCAAGATAAAAGTGCAGCCGTGCGCCGAACTGCAGGTGACTGCATGAGTGACCTTGGCTTTGTTGAATTTGAAGGAGCCATGCAACAAGCCTTACAAGATAAAAACAAACTGGTTCGCTGGCGTGCAGCAATGTACTTATATGAGGTCGGCACGGAGCAATCTTTACCAGCATTACAAGCTGCCGAAAACGATAAAGAATTCGAAGTAAAATTACAAGTCAAAATGGCCATCGCCCGTATCGAACAAGGCGAGGAAGCAAAAGGCTCGGTCTGGAAGCAAATGACCGAATCCCGTCAACAATAA
- a CDS encoding HD domain-containing protein: MNNLLDKVRDVYAQFDASHDFQHIERVYQNALAILQSEPTADAEVVKIAVLLHDVSDKKYTDSKEQEEQLIAELPLSEDKKQHIRDCIAQVSFNGGNELEATSLEAKIVRDADRLDAIGAIGIARTFAYGGAKGRKLYDKEEEARANMSESEYRQKNTSSVTHFYEKLLLLKDLMVTEKGKKMALERHQFMESFLQQLQHEIGQ, from the coding sequence ATGAATAATTTATTGGATAAGGTTCGAGACGTATATGCACAATTTGATGCTAGTCATGATTTTCAGCATATTGAACGCGTCTATCAAAATGCGCTAGCTATCCTACAAAGTGAGCCAACAGCAGATGCTGAGGTGGTTAAAATAGCGGTGCTTTTACATGATGTCAGCGACAAAAAATATACTGATAGCAAGGAACAGGAAGAACAACTGATTGCAGAACTACCACTGAGTGAAGATAAAAAGCAACATATCCGAGACTGTATTGCTCAAGTATCGTTTAATGGAGGAAATGAGCTAGAAGCAACATCATTGGAAGCGAAAATCGTACGTGATGCAGATCGTTTAGATGCGATTGGTGCCATTGGCATTGCCCGAACATTTGCTTATGGTGGAGCTAAAGGTCGAAAGCTTTATGATAAAGAAGAGGAAGCACGGGCAAACATGTCAGAATCAGAATACCGTCAAAAAAATACCTCATCTGTTACTCATTTTTATGAGAAATTATTACTGCTAAAAGATTTAATGGTGACAGAGAAGGGCAAAAAAATGGCACTGGAACGTCATCAATTTATGGAGAGCTTTTTACAGCAATTACAGCACGAAATCGGTCAATAG
- a CDS encoding ABC-F family ATP-binding cassette domain-containing protein, whose translation MSHLIVQNLTKTVGDKTLFQDIEFTIYEGERAGLIGINGTGKSTLLSILAGDVEADSMTVDRPNKYRIAYLPQEPTFEAGETVLQAVFAGDSPILQLNRQYEETVAALAVNPTSDSLQKTLFSLQQRMDEEQAWDVNALAKTSLTKLGIETFEKEVLTLSGGQQKRVALAKVLIEPADLYLLDEPTNHLDVQSTEWLQEMVLRLKGAVIFITHDRYFLDELSTHIYELADQTLYRHTGNYGDYLEARAIREEMKAASAQKDRNRYRSELKWIRRGAKARSTKQKARIQRFEKLEENLERKSEDVSLEMGLATTRLGRKVLEAENISKAFGQQKILENFSFLLQQGDRIGIIGANGVGKSTLLNMLAGELTPDQGEILVGSTVKLAHFKQTLPKMNENERMIEYIREASNDITDAEGVRYSAAQMLERFLFPLHAHGTPIGKLSGGERKRLHLLRLLMEQPNVLLLDEPTNDLDIETLGVLEDFIEHFPGVVITISHDRFFLDRIAKKLWILDGQGQVEESLDLYSEYLEKREQAATAKVETPKVEKAKTEKPKSDKKKLSFKEQKEWETIADDIEKTETAIMETEEGIAQAGSDFTKLQELTAKLDELNAHYEHLIERWSYLDEIVNG comes from the coding sequence ATGAGTCATTTAATCGTACAAAATTTAACAAAAACAGTGGGCGATAAAACGCTTTTTCAAGATATTGAATTTACCATTTATGAAGGAGAGCGAGCAGGTTTAATCGGTATTAATGGAACAGGGAAGTCGACGCTGCTATCTATTTTAGCTGGAGACGTTGAAGCAGACTCGATGACTGTGGACCGTCCGAATAAGTACCGTATCGCCTATTTACCACAGGAGCCGACATTTGAAGCTGGTGAAACAGTTTTACAGGCTGTCTTTGCTGGCGATTCACCTATTTTACAGCTGAATCGTCAGTATGAGGAAACCGTTGCTGCTTTAGCAGTTAATCCAACATCTGATAGTTTACAAAAAACGTTGTTTAGCTTACAACAGCGTATGGATGAAGAGCAGGCATGGGATGTCAATGCGTTAGCAAAGACATCATTAACAAAGCTAGGTATTGAAACATTTGAGAAAGAGGTTCTAACACTTTCAGGAGGTCAGCAGAAACGTGTCGCTTTAGCCAAAGTGTTAATTGAACCAGCAGATCTTTACCTACTAGACGAGCCTACCAACCATTTAGATGTGCAATCAACAGAGTGGCTTCAGGAAATGGTGCTACGACTAAAGGGTGCCGTAATTTTCATCACCCATGATCGTTACTTCTTAGATGAATTATCGACACATATTTACGAGCTAGCAGATCAAACGCTATATCGACATACAGGGAATTATGGCGATTATTTAGAGGCGCGTGCCATTCGTGAGGAAATGAAAGCAGCCTCTGCTCAAAAGGACCGCAACCGTTATCGTTCAGAGTTAAAATGGATTCGTCGCGGTGCGAAGGCGCGCTCAACTAAGCAGAAGGCTCGTATTCAACGCTTTGAAAAGCTAGAGGAAAACTTAGAGCGAAAATCAGAGGACGTTTCTTTAGAAATGGGACTGGCTACAACACGTCTTGGTCGTAAAGTTCTGGAGGCCGAAAATATTTCGAAAGCCTTTGGACAGCAAAAAATTCTAGAAAACTTCTCATTTTTACTACAGCAGGGTGATCGCATAGGTATTATCGGTGCAAATGGTGTAGGAAAATCAACTTTATTGAACATGCTAGCAGGGGAGCTGACACCCGATCAAGGTGAAATTCTTGTTGGCTCAACAGTAAAGCTAGCGCATTTCAAGCAAACATTGCCGAAAATGAATGAAAATGAGCGTATGATTGAATATATACGTGAGGCTTCTAATGATATTACAGATGCAGAAGGCGTACGCTACTCGGCGGCTCAAATGCTTGAACGCTTTTTATTCCCATTGCATGCGCATGGTACACCGATTGGGAAATTATCAGGCGGTGAGCGCAAGCGTCTCCATTTATTACGTTTATTAATGGAGCAGCCAAACGTCTTATTATTGGACGAACCAACGAATGATTTAGATATTGAAACATTAGGTGTGCTAGAGGATTTCATTGAGCATTTCCCTGGTGTTGTAATTACGATTTCCCATGATCGTTTCTTCTTAGACCGAATTGCTAAAAAGCTTTGGATTTTGGATGGACAGGGGCAAGTAGAGGAATCACTTGATCTTTACAGTGAGTACTTGGAGAAGCGAGAGCAAGCAGCGACTGCTAAAGTAGAGACACCAAAAGTTGAAAAGGCAAAGACTGAAAAGCCCAAATCAGATAAGAAGAAGCTATCGTTTAAAGAGCAAAAAGAATGGGAAACGATTGCAGATGATATTGAAAAAACAGAAACAGCCATCATGGAGACGGAAGAAGGAATTGCTCAAGCTGGTTCAGACTTCACGAAACTACAGGAATTAACGGCTAAGCTTGATGAGCTAAATGCACACTACGAGCACCTGATTGAAAGATGGTCTTATTTAGATGAAATTGTTAACGGATAA
- a CDS encoding tartrate dehydrogenase, translated as MTVIKIAVIPGDGIGKEVMQEALKVLNCLQEQDSSLQIETTIFPWSSDYYVQHGCMMPDHALETLQAYDAILFGAIGDARVPDDVTVWELIMPIRKQFQQYVNFRPIKSLPGITSPLARGNDIDFVIFRENAEGEYSDSGGRLYQQQPQEMTIQNTIMTRIGIEKIVQAACDYAKQHGKTKLTSATKSNAIIHSMKFWDEHTRKTVAESAPALQLESIYIDALVACFVERPQDFEVVVASNLFGDILSDLGSAIVGGLGLSPSANLNPEKDFPSMFEPVHGSAPDIAGKGIANPIAQIWSLALLLGHQGRTDLEQLIVNAITTVLQQGLVKTADIGGQATTEQMGDAICQEIINRTITAGGV; from the coding sequence ATGACAGTGATCAAAATAGCGGTAATACCTGGAGATGGCATAGGGAAAGAAGTAATGCAGGAAGCGTTAAAAGTGTTAAATTGCTTGCAAGAACAAGATAGCTCTTTACAAATTGAAACAACGATCTTTCCTTGGAGCTCTGATTACTACGTGCAGCATGGCTGTATGATGCCTGATCATGCACTTGAAACACTTCAAGCGTATGATGCGATTTTATTTGGTGCAATTGGCGATGCCCGAGTGCCTGATGATGTAACGGTGTGGGAATTGATTATGCCGATTCGGAAACAGTTCCAGCAATATGTGAATTTCCGTCCTATTAAATCACTGCCTGGGATTACGTCCCCTTTGGCTCGTGGCAATGACATAGATTTTGTCATCTTCCGTGAAAATGCAGAGGGCGAGTATTCAGATAGTGGTGGGCGATTGTATCAACAGCAGCCACAGGAAATGACCATTCAAAATACGATTATGACGCGCATTGGCATCGAAAAAATTGTCCAAGCTGCCTGTGATTATGCGAAGCAACACGGGAAAACCAAACTAACAAGTGCCACGAAATCGAATGCGATTATTCATTCCATGAAATTTTGGGATGAGCATACAAGAAAAACGGTGGCAGAAAGCGCTCCAGCACTACAGCTCGAATCCATTTATATCGATGCATTAGTTGCTTGTTTTGTCGAACGACCACAGGACTTTGAGGTGGTTGTAGCATCCAATTTATTCGGTGATATTTTATCTGATTTAGGCTCTGCGATTGTTGGAGGTCTTGGTTTATCTCCGTCGGCCAATCTGAATCCCGAGAAGGATTTTCCTTCCATGTTTGAGCCTGTACATGGTTCGGCACCTGATATTGCTGGAAAGGGCATTGCTAATCCAATCGCTCAAATTTGGTCGCTTGCCTTACTTCTTGGGCATCAAGGGAGAACGGATTTAGAGCAGCTTATAGTCAATGCTATTACAACGGTACTACAACAGGGTCTTGTGAAAACAGCAGATATTGGTGGACAAGCGACAACTGAACAAATGGGCGACGCTATTTGTCAGGAAATCATAAATAGGACGATAACAGCTGGAGGTGTTTAG
- a CDS encoding M20 family metallopeptidase yields MTVTSLKTTTSYVRDREAVIALTQKLVRIESVYRENDPNGNEQEVANFVAAYLRDIGIETHIEEVVPGRPNVIGIIDSGKPGKTLLFEGHTDVVTEGNREAWAYDPFGAEIVDGRMYGRGTNDTKGNLACMITACQSLLLDQEEFTGKIILCIPCDEEGLMLGIKHFIKNGWADGVDGAIICEPQENNVCIAQRGAIRLQVDIFGKMAHGAISWSGINPNWRMARLIVELEKLEKEEQARLGRDPMLNWPSITPTILRAPVKGDAQINVIPDHCMTTLDIRTVPAQDHNELLGKIEAIIKRLQADDPDFKVELTVLDNRPATATAKEDPVVQAIYEAVAEVTEKEPKYNGVPGATDGTFLHVHGIPIVTVGAGDREIPHQINEYVDIEELAETTAIYRLAALKFLAGDAQ; encoded by the coding sequence ATGACAGTAACTAGTTTAAAGACAACGACATCGTATGTGCGCGATCGTGAGGCAGTTATAGCTTTAACACAGAAGCTCGTACGAATTGAAAGCGTTTACCGTGAGAATGATCCGAACGGTAATGAACAAGAGGTTGCGAATTTTGTTGCGGCATATTTACGAGATATTGGTATTGAAACGCATATCGAGGAGGTTGTGCCTGGGCGACCAAATGTTATTGGGATTATTGATTCGGGGAAGCCGGGGAAAACATTGCTTTTTGAGGGGCATACAGATGTAGTTACGGAAGGTAATCGAGAAGCATGGGCCTATGATCCATTCGGGGCAGAGATTGTGGATGGGCGCATGTATGGTAGAGGGACGAATGATACAAAGGGAAATCTTGCTTGTATGATTACAGCTTGTCAGTCATTGTTACTGGATCAGGAGGAGTTTACGGGCAAGATTATTTTATGTATTCCTTGTGATGAAGAAGGGTTGATGCTGGGCATTAAACATTTTATTAAAAATGGCTGGGCTGATGGTGTGGATGGAGCGATTATCTGTGAGCCCCAGGAAAATAATGTCTGTATTGCACAGCGTGGGGCTATTCGTTTACAGGTAGATATTTTCGGTAAAATGGCGCATGGAGCAATTTCGTGGAGCGGCATAAATCCGAACTGGCGGATGGCACGTTTGATCGTAGAGCTTGAAAAACTGGAAAAAGAAGAGCAAGCGAGGTTAGGGCGTGATCCAATGTTGAATTGGCCGTCGATTACGCCAACGATTTTACGTGCGCCTGTAAAGGGGGATGCACAGATCAATGTTATTCCGGATCATTGTATGACGACACTTGATATTCGTACGGTTCCAGCGCAAGACCATAATGAACTGCTTGGCAAAATTGAAGCGATCATTAAACGTTTACAAGCGGATGATCCTGATTTTAAAGTCGAGCTAACGGTCCTTGATAATCGACCAGCAACGGCAACAGCAAAGGAAGATCCTGTTGTACAGGCTATTTATGAGGCAGTGGCAGAGGTGACAGAGAAGGAGCCAAAATACAATGGTGTTCCTGGAGCAACAGATGGTACGTTTCTTCATGTGCATGGAATTCCGATTGTGACAGTTGGCGCAGGAGATCGTGAAATTCCACATCAAATCAATGAATATGTAGATATTGAAGAATTGGCAGAAACAACTGCTATTTATCGTTTAGCAGCATTAAAATTTTTGGCTGGTGATGCACAATGA